The genome window CACCAAAACCAAGTATACAGAATGCCAATGTTGAGATCATGGATATGCTTATGATATATCCAATTCGGTTGCCTACCATAAACCCTGCTATCATGGAAATGATTAAGGCTATCACTCCAAAAGTTGCTATGAAGGCAATTTGTAAGCTCAACTGTTATGAGGCTCCGAGTCGTCAGAATTCATCCGCTCTTCGAGTTCATTTTCCCGGAAGTCGATAAAGTTAAAAAATTTCTTAATAAAACCGGCCAAACCTTCTGGCTCTCCATCACTTCCTTCCAATTGTAAAAGATTATGAGTGATTCGAGTTAAGCAGGCAGACGCCTTAGATCTTGGGCTATTCACAATATAGGGTTTTTGCTCACGGATGCTTTTCTCAACATCTTCGTCTTGAAAGATAAAGCCTAAATTCTCGACCTGAACTTCCAAGAACTGTCCACTGATATCGATCACTCTATCTGCAACTTTTTTACCTTCAATCGCAGATCTAGCTCGGTTCACAATGATTTTGAGATTCTTATCTTTAGTTTGGGAAACGATTGATTTGATCAATCCATAAGAGTCTGTAATAGAGGTTGGCTCGGGAGTGGTGACTACAATTACTTCGTCGGCGGGCATAACTAGTCCAATCACATTGGATGAGATTCCAGCTCCCGTATCAATGATCATATAATCGTAGTTATCTAAGTCGGCAAAGCCTTTTATAAGATTATTTCTCTGGACATCATTCAAATTGGCAAGTTGAGAATACCCACTTGCTCCAGCAATGATATCCACACCTTCTTGGGTTTGAATAATAATGTCTTTTAGGCTTTTGTGCCCTTTTACAACATGATATAAATTGTATTTTGGGATGATTCCAAGAAGGACATTTATATTCGCAAGACCTAGATCGCCGTCAAAAATTAATACGCGATGTCCAGCCTTAGCTATAGCAATAGCTAAGTTCACAGATAGGGTAGTTTTTCCAACCCCCCCTTTACCGGATGCAATTGCAATTATTTTCGTCATAGCTCTAGCCTGGTTGGGAACCAATTTCAGATTTGTGTTACCTTCCGTCAGTTTCCTCAGATTCGCGGCTTGATCCATGATTACCTACCTTTTTTCGGGGAGGAGAATCAGCTTCTGGCGGTGTACACTTCCCCTGACATCCCTTTCAATTTTTCTGGGTATACCACACATTCCGCAAGTAGTTTTCGCTCTGCACCCAATATATCAAAGGGAACATCCTGACCTACACTGAAATATGCGTATTCCTTATGATGAGTATCGGCAAGTTCTATATAAGAACCTAAATAATCTGCTTCATCTATTTTAGATAAAATTATACGATTGAATCCTAATTCTTCATAAGATTTCAAAACTTCTCGTGCGTTGTGAGTTGAGACTGTTGCAGGCAAAACTAAAATGCTCTCTAACTGATCTTTGTCTCCTAATGCGGCATAATATTCCTTCATTTTATAAAGAGTTTCTCGATCCTTATGACTGTAGCCTGCTGTATCTACCAAAACAAGTTCCGATCCGTCTCGAAGCAAAGCTTCTCGGAATTTGCGAACATCTTTTGCAGCAAAGAAAGGTAAATCCATCGTGTCAGCATATCTCTTCAATTGCTCAACTGCAGCAATTCGGTAGTTGTCAGTTGTATACAAAGAAACTGTTTTACCCATATGTAGGAAATATTTTGCAGCGAGTTTTGCGACGGTTGTTGTCTTACCACTGCCAGTTGGTCCTACAATAAAAACCACTTTTCTCTTACCGCGTTTAGTTCCGCTAAATAGATCCGAATCTACTTTGATTCGATTTTCTAGGATCTCAACTGCCTTTTCCCACACAGAAGAGACTCTACTTCTTTCAATAGGAGATAGATGCATCTCAATTTCAGGCAAAATTTCTTCAAGGTATCCCGCAGAAAATCCTTCTTGAATAAATTTATTCTTTAACTTTTCAAGAGCAGGAGAAATGGATTTATGATCTTTGGAAATAATTTCTTTCTGAAAAGAAATTCCTGATTCATGGGTCAATTCTTCAGTTTCAATCACTGGAATCTTAGATGAGTCATGATTCCAATTATGACTGGATTCATCCTTATTTGAAAAATCCTCATCAGATGAATATTCATTCAATAGATCCAATTGAGCCGCTTCCCTACGTTGCAGAGTTGCAGAGCGAGCTATTTGCTTACTTTCCGTCTCTCGCAGATTTGATTTGGGTTTAGAAAATTGTGGGAGCTCATCTAGGCTTCGCCTAGCAGTCACTTGACTTGATGGACGAACCTTTTTCTTTTCTAACAATTCTCGAAGGTCATTCAATTTCTTTTCAACTCTTTCTTTAGATGATGCTTTCTCTGGAATGGCTATATCAATTTCGTACATTTTGTTCGCAAGAAGTCCTGTTCCGAAAAGTCCACCTTCAGTGATCATTCTATGTTCATATACATGAGCATCTGGCCCATACTTCATTTTCATTTGCATAAGACAGTCTTGAAAATCTTTACCACGTATCTTTTTATAATCCATATCGTCTATTAAGTGCCAACTCCAGCACCCTCCTCTTGTTGTTGTTTTTCTGCTTGGGATAGGTTCAATTGACCAACCACCACAACATTACTTACATCTTGAATTTCTTCCAAAGCTAACACAGCGAAGTTACGCGGAGGAAGTTCCCGCGAAACAAAAGCAAATAATGGCATTCTTAAATAGCGATTCGTTGTAAAAATTGTAAATCGCCCAGCCGACACTGACTTTTTGTATTCTTCTTGAATCGCTTCGATCAGCTTCCGCCGTATATCTGTTGGAACTGCAATCACCTTGCCTTCTAGCGGATCATCGACCAAGTTCTTAGAAAGTCTCTCAGCTAACTTAGGTTCCACTACAATTACAGACAATTTTCCATCGGCACCAACATATTCATTTACAATTTGTCTTGCGATTGCCTGTCTAGCAACCTCCGACAGATAATTGGGATCCGTAGATTTCGATAAATTATTGGCTATGGACTCTAAGATAATCGCAATCCCTCTAATCGCCAGACCTTCAAGAAGAATATTCTGCAATACTTGTTGAATGATTCCAAGGCGACCTTCTTTCTCATATCCCAACTCTTGGATAAGAGTAGGCTTGCTCTTACGAACATGCTCTAGTAAGGCTTGTGTTTCTTCACGTCCAAGCAAGGATGCTGCATGTGTATGGATCAATTCTTTTAAATGAGTGATGATAACAGTTGATGGGTCAACTACTGTATAACCTTTGGTTTCCGCTTCCGATTTTAGACTTGGTTCAATCCATAGAGCTTCCATTCCATACGTCGGCTCCATAAACTTTTCCCCTTCGACAGGTTCATGCACTTGTTTCTGGTTATCCAAAGCCATCAATTTGTCGGACTTTATAATGCTCTCGCCTACAACAATCCCATTGATCTTGATTGTATAGCTATCGTGACCAATCTCCATATTGTCCATAATTCTAACTGGTGGAATCACAAGCCCGAAGTCGGAAGCAAATTTTTTGCGAGTGTTTCCAATCTGAGTGAGCAACGAGCCTCGCTCTTTAACGTCTGCTAATGCAAGCAAGTTGAGACCCAAGGATACAACGATTGCTTCCGTTCGGATCTCATCAAGATAGTCTTCGGGTTTTTTGTCTTGGACTTTTGCTTCTTCACCCTTCTCGATGAGTTCAACTTGTAACTTGGCAGCCTTGTCCATGTAGTAGCCGAGGTAAGCAAATAGTGAAGCCAAAACCAACAAAGAGAAGAATGGTAGACCTGGAATCAATGCTGATAGCGCCAGAGCTGCGCCAACTATATAGAGAATTCTTGAATTGGAAAATAATTGATTTCGAAATTCTTCAGTAAATGATAGAACAGAACTTGATCTTGTTACAATCAAACCTGTTGCAGTTGTGATAAGAAGTGCAGGAATTTGCGAAACTAAACCATCACCAATTGTAAACTTTCCATAAGTCTCGATTGCTTGAACAAATGATTCACCACGAATAGAAACACCAATCAAAATTCCACCTATAATGTTAATGACTGTGATGACGAGTCCTGCTCGCACATCACCCTGAACGAACTTACTCGCTCCATCCATGGCCCCGTAGAAATTTACTTCTTGCTGAAGTCGTTCCCTTTTCTTGGCTGCTTGTTGCTCAGTAATCGCACCACTATTTTGCTCCATATCAATAGCCATTTGTTTCTGAGGTAGACCATCCAATGTAAACCTTGCAGCAACTTCCGATATACGCGTTGCACCTTTTGTGATAACAACAATTTGAACGATCACTATGATAATAAATATAATGAATCCAACGACATACTTGCCAAGTCCGGTCTCACCACCAACGACGAATGTTCCAAAAGCTTCGATTACTTGCGAATTTACTGCAGGTCCCTTACTTAAGATCTGTCTTGTTGTCGAAACGTTAAGAGCTAATCTATACAAAGTTGTAATTAATAAAAGTGTTGGAAATATCGAAAAATCCATTGCTTCGCTTACACTCAATGATGTTAGCAAAATGATAATTCCAACTCCAATACTCACAACCAATAATAGATCTAAGACAAAACCTGGGAGCGGTACAATCAACATAGCTAAGATTGCCAAAGCTCCAAAACCTATTATAAAATCCGAATTAAGATACCAAGCTTTCTTTTCCATACTTATCTCCTAGTGGCAAACTCTTGGTATTTTGAAAGATTTTTGAATACTAACGATACCGCCAAATAAAGATTACTTGGTATCTCCTCATTCAAATCAACCATTTTGTACAATTGCTGAGCAAGCAGACGATCTTCTACCATTGGAATTCCATTTTTCTTAGCGACTTCTTTGATTGTAAGCGCCATCTGATCTTCGCCTTTGGCTACGACACGCGGAGCCGCATCAACTCCAGAATTAAATGATAAAGCAACTGCAAAGTGGATCGGATTTGTTATCACAACATCTGCCTTAGGGACAGATTGTAACATATTGGAACTTAACATGTCTCGCATCAATTGACGCCTTCTTGCAATCAAGGCACCATCACCGACCTGTTCTTTTATTTCTCGCTTCGCTTCAGATGGTGTCTGCTTTAAACTTTCTTCGAATTCATACTTCTGATACATGAAATCTGCGATAGAAATTATGAACAAAATTATCCCAATGATAATAAAAATTTTAAAACCTGAATATCCGACCATAGCTAATGCTTGAGTAAGTCCCATATCTCCCGTAAGCAAAAGCTTGAGAAAATCGTGGGTTATAATCATATAGCTCACCCAACCAATCAAGGCAACCTTCATTAGCGACTTACTTAAGTTAAACAATGTCTGTCTTGTTGGCAAAACTCTTTTGAAATTAGGCTTCAATCTTTCAAATCGGAATTCAATTGCACGTGGCGCAAATAGCAATCCAACTTGAGCAACATTGCCGATTATTCCAAAAATAAAAGTTACAGCAAGTATTGGAGATAGAATCGTAAAAATATCCCAAGTTGCATTTTTTAAAAGTTCTCCAAAACTTTCCGTAGTAAATTCTCCAGGATTTCTAGCAAACTCTAGATATTTACGCATAATTCCTGCAGATTTTTTGAAAATATACTCACCCATCACATACATGGCAATGGACGCAGCAATTAATACAATAGCAGAACTCAATTCTTGAGATTTGGGGACGTTTCCTTTTTCCCTTTCGTCTCGTCTCTTTCTCTCACTGGGAGGTTCGGTTCTTCCTTCATCTTCCGCTGCAAACAACTGAAGATCAAAAACATAATTGCTATTCACAGCATCCCATTCTGGATCGGAGATATGAATCCAAGATATTTTTATTGGTTCTAGGGAATTATGATCTACTGAATTCAATTAGGCCATCCTCGAAACAATAAATCAATCTTATCAAATGCGACTTGGAAAGCGGACTCCATCTGACTAACAATAAAACCCATAACTGCGATCAAAACAATAAGTCCGATCACTACTTTAATAGGAAAGCTCAATTGCAATATATTGAGCTGAGGTGCTGCCTTACCCATTAGAGCTTCAGCGATCGTAACCAATAATAAAATTCCCAATACAGGAAGCGCGATCTTGAATGCCACAAGAAACATCGCACCTAAGCACTGTTCTAAGGCACGATAAATCCCCAAATTGACTTCTTCGGTAAATTCAATAATTCTCACTTTTTCAAAGGAGTAAGCAAGGCTAGAAATAACCATGCGATGAGCACCAATAGTTAGAAAGACAAGTATAGCAATCAAGTTCTTGAGAGTTGAGACAACAGGCAGTGAGACTTGACTCATCGGGTCTAACACTTCCGTATAAGCAAAACCCAGCTGAACATTAAAGAAATCTCCCGCCATCTGGAAAGCAGCGAAGAATATCGCAATAATAAAACCAATCATTAGTCCAATGAAAATTTCCGAAAGTACAAGTAGTCCGTAAACTACCATGTTTCCGGGCACAGATGGCATATATTGAAATGAGACCGGAAACATAATCAAAGTTACAAGAAATGAAAATATCATTCTTAAGCTAACAGGAACCGATTCTGAAGAAAATACAGGAGTGACCATAAACAAACCCAATAGTCTTGCAAACATAAGCATAAACGTTTGGAAATTGTAAACAAATCCTTCCATATTTCGCTAAAACTTCTCTATCATAAAAAATATATCTCGAGTATAGTCCGTCATCACTTGCACCATCCATGATGCAAATACAACAATGACCAGAAAAATCGCGAATAGCTTCGGAACAAAGGCTATGGTAGGCTCTTGGATAGAAGTGGTTGTTTGTAGAATTCCTACAAACAAACCAACTACAAGAGCAGTGATCAAGATGGGTGAAGAAATTTTGACTGTAACAATCAAAGCGTTTCTAATTAGTGTTACAACATCTATTTCTGTCATTTATAACTCCGCACAAGCTCGTAGACAAGCAGGTTCCATCCATCGATAAGAATAAAAAGTATAATCTTAAACGGTAGACTCACCATAACAGGAGGAAGCATCATAAGACCCATGGAGAGGAGAGATGCTGCGACTACTAAATCTATAACGATAAAAGGTATAAAAATATAAATTCCTATGATAAAGGCTTTTTTGATCTCACTTAACATGAAGGCCGGAACAAGCACATAAGAAGGAACATCTTCGTAAGATCGAACGTTCTGTACTTTTCCGAGTTTAAGAAAGAGCGCTACATCTTTTGTGCCAGTAGTTCCGATTTGTCTGATCATAAAATTTCGGAGTGGCACCATTCCTCTTTCGAAGAATGTGTTGGTATCAATTTTACCATCCAAGTATGGTTCAAGGCCAACCTTATTGATCTCGCCAAGTGTCGGTGCCATAATAAAGAAGGTCATAAATAGAGCGAGTCCCATCATAACTTGATTAGGTGGCAAATTCTGTAAAGACAGCGCCCTCCTCACGAAATCCAAAACGATTACAATTTTCGTAAATGATGTAACGGACATGATGAGCGCCGGCGCTAAAGATAAAATGGTTACAAGAAAAAGAACCATTAGTGAGAGAGATGTCTCTCTTGGAGTTTTCGCTTCATCTACATTAAAGCTAATATTCGGAATTGGGATTCGAGAGCCTTTGGTTGATTGGGCAGATAGGTCTTCAAGAGGCAAAAATGCAAATAGCAATGCAATGAGCAAACCTGAGCCTAACATTGATTTA of Leptospira sp. GIMC2001 contains these proteins:
- a CDS encoding MinD/ParA family protein, with the translated sequence MDQAANLRKLTEGNTNLKLVPNQARAMTKIIAIASGKGGVGKTTLSVNLAIAIAKAGHRVLIFDGDLGLANINVLLGIIPKYNLYHVVKGHKSLKDIIIQTQEGVDIIAGASGYSQLANLNDVQRNNLIKGFADLDNYDYMIIDTGAGISSNVIGLVMPADEVIVVTTPEPTSITDSYGLIKSIVSQTKDKNLKIIVNRARSAIEGKKVADRVIDISGQFLEVQVENLGFIFQDEDVEKSIREQKPYIVNSPRSKASACLTRITHNLLQLEGSDGEPEGLAGFIKKFFNFIDFRENELEERMNSDDSEPHNS
- the flhF gene encoding flagellar biosynthesis protein FlhF, with product MDYKKIRGKDFQDCLMQMKMKYGPDAHVYEHRMITEGGLFGTGLLANKMYEIDIAIPEKASSKERVEKKLNDLRELLEKKKVRPSSQVTARRSLDELPQFSKPKSNLRETESKQIARSATLQRREAAQLDLLNEYSSDEDFSNKDESSHNWNHDSSKIPVIETEELTHESGISFQKEIISKDHKSISPALEKLKNKFIQEGFSAGYLEEILPEIEMHLSPIERSRVSSVWEKAVEILENRIKVDSDLFSGTKRGKRKVVFIVGPTGSGKTTTVAKLAAKYFLHMGKTVSLYTTDNYRIAAVEQLKRYADTMDLPFFAAKDVRKFREALLRDGSELVLVDTAGYSHKDRETLYKMKEYYAALGDKDQLESILVLPATVSTHNAREVLKSYEELGFNRIILSKIDEADYLGSYIELADTHHKEYAYFSVGQDVPFDILGAERKLLAECVVYPEKLKGMSGEVYTARS
- a CDS encoding flagellar biosynthesis protein FlhA gives rise to the protein MEKKAWYLNSDFIIGFGALAILAMLIVPLPGFVLDLLLVVSIGVGIIILLTSLSVSEAMDFSIFPTLLLITTLYRLALNVSTTRQILSKGPAVNSQVIEAFGTFVVGGETGLGKYVVGFIIFIIIVIVQIVVITKGATRISEVAARFTLDGLPQKQMAIDMEQNSGAITEQQAAKKRERLQQEVNFYGAMDGASKFVQGDVRAGLVITVINIIGGILIGVSIRGESFVQAIETYGKFTIGDGLVSQIPALLITTATGLIVTRSSSVLSFTEEFRNQLFSNSRILYIVGAALALSALIPGLPFFSLLVLASLFAYLGYYMDKAAKLQVELIEKGEEAKVQDKKPEDYLDEIRTEAIVVSLGLNLLALADVKERGSLLTQIGNTRKKFASDFGLVIPPVRIMDNMEIGHDSYTIKINGIVVGESIIKSDKLMALDNQKQVHEPVEGEKFMEPTYGMEALWIEPSLKSEAETKGYTVVDPSTVIITHLKELIHTHAASLLGREETQALLEHVRKSKPTLIQELGYEKEGRLGIIQQVLQNILLEGLAIRGIAIILESIANNLSKSTDPNYLSEVARQAIARQIVNEYVGADGKLSVIVVEPKLAERLSKNLVDDPLEGKVIAVPTDIRRKLIEAIQEEYKKSVSAGRFTIFTTNRYLRMPLFAFVSRELPPRNFAVLALEEIQDVSNVVVVGQLNLSQAEKQQQEEGAGVGT
- a CDS encoding EscU/YscU/HrcU family type III secretion system export apparatus switch protein; this translates as MNSVDHNSLEPIKISWIHISDPEWDAVNSNYVFDLQLFAAEDEGRTEPPSERKRRDEREKGNVPKSQELSSAIVLIAASIAMYVMGEYIFKKSAGIMRKYLEFARNPGEFTTESFGELLKNATWDIFTILSPILAVTFIFGIIGNVAQVGLLFAPRAIEFRFERLKPNFKRVLPTRQTLFNLSKSLMKVALIGWVSYMIITHDFLKLLLTGDMGLTQALAMVGYSGFKIFIIIGIILFIISIADFMYQKYEFEESLKQTPSEAKREIKEQVGDGALIARRRQLMRDMLSSNMLQSVPKADVVITNPIHFAVALSFNSGVDAAPRVVAKGEDQMALTIKEVAKKNGIPMVEDRLLAQQLYKMVDLNEEIPSNLYLAVSLVFKNLSKYQEFATRR
- the fliR gene encoding flagellar biosynthetic protein FliR, whose product is MEGFVYNFQTFMLMFARLLGLFMVTPVFSSESVPVSLRMIFSFLVTLIMFPVSFQYMPSVPGNMVVYGLLVLSEIFIGLMIGFIIAIFFAAFQMAGDFFNVQLGFAYTEVLDPMSQVSLPVVSTLKNLIAILVFLTIGAHRMVISSLAYSFEKVRIIEFTEEVNLGIYRALEQCLGAMFLVAFKIALPVLGILLLVTIAEALMGKAAPQLNILQLSFPIKVVIGLIVLIAVMGFIVSQMESAFQVAFDKIDLLFRGWPN
- the fliQ gene encoding flagellar biosynthesis protein FliQ, giving the protein MTEIDVVTLIRNALIVTVKISSPILITALVVGLFVGILQTTTSIQEPTIAFVPKLFAIFLVIVVFASWMVQVMTDYTRDIFFMIEKF
- the fliP gene encoding flagellar type III secretion system pore protein FliP (The bacterial flagellar biogenesis protein FliP forms a type III secretion system (T3SS)-type pore required for flagellar assembly.), translating into MCMRHNSIMSHIKSMLGSGLLIALLFAFLPLEDLSAQSTKGSRIPIPNISFNVDEAKTPRETSLSLMVLFLVTILSLAPALIMSVTSFTKIVIVLDFVRRALSLQNLPPNQVMMGLALFMTFFIMAPTLGEINKVGLEPYLDGKIDTNTFFERGMVPLRNFMIRQIGTTGTKDVALFLKLGKVQNVRSYEDVPSYVLVPAFMLSEIKKAFIIGIYIFIPFIVIDLVVAASLLSMGLMMLPPVMVSLPFKIILFILIDGWNLLVYELVRSYK